In Clostridium sp., one DNA window encodes the following:
- a CDS encoding flagellar hook-length control protein FliK has protein sequence MSVDMINLKVSLPDAASNVKDESTKISSSGKSNDNFSSVVKKVQADNGNKKIQKQDTQNTTDTGKDEKKAEIETYLKKAGFTDEEIKTIEDKIDNGQIDKDSILSLLSLLFSSNADIQSQLNNVVNDKNSASDSNLQVIGSIADNNSDKKLDFLQAIDKSVQLIADKLSDNSTIQDVKNAVDSAVDENMGILKDILSSLGNVDKSEQLAGKLSKKIADNVMLKLNQFVSGNKTSIDGSDIKSAIYEELLSKLDVKLQDTPQVQQVKDGLNNIKLYQQVDTVNKPAENVNIQNSLDSEDGNSFAEGKDNDTLSKILGDSKGESKISRAVNFMTQFNSIKGDNSSIQGQVQNMTVNKDSFSSDLIKSIKYMELNNVKELTVKVTPKELGNITINLVMEEGRMKAVLTASNKDTYNILNSNLQDMSNKLQSNEIKVQNFSLNLYHEDTTFFKGGNGRGQEDQDRKGGHLNSIEGNIPEEEPEDDYYSENNVNILA, from the coding sequence ATGAGTGTAGATATGATAAATTTAAAGGTATCTCTTCCAGATGCAGCTTCCAATGTTAAAGACGAATCAACGAAGATAAGCTCTTCAGGTAAAAGTAATGACAACTTTAGTTCCGTAGTTAAAAAGGTACAGGCTGACAATGGCAATAAAAAGATTCAAAAGCAGGATACCCAGAATACTACTGATACAGGAAAAGATGAAAAAAAGGCGGAGATTGAGACTTATCTCAAAAAAGCCGGATTTACAGACGAAGAGATAAAAACAATTGAAGACAAGATTGATAATGGACAGATAGACAAGGACAGTATTTTGTCACTGCTGAGTTTGCTTTTTAGCAGCAATGCAGATATTCAAAGTCAGTTGAATAATGTGGTAAATGACAAAAATTCAGCATCTGACAGTAACTTGCAGGTTATAGGCAGTATTGCAGATAATAATTCTGATAAAAAACTGGATTTTCTACAGGCCATTGACAAAAGTGTACAGCTTATAGCAGATAAGCTTTCAGATAACAGCACGATTCAAGATGTCAAAAATGCGGTAGACAGTGCAGTTGATGAGAATATGGGGATCTTAAAGGATATTTTAAGCAGCTTGGGAAATGTGGATAAAAGTGAACAGCTTGCAGGAAAATTGTCGAAAAAAATAGCAGATAATGTCATGCTGAAATTAAATCAATTTGTTTCAGGGAATAAGACAAGTATTGATGGATCAGATATAAAGTCTGCCATATATGAGGAACTGCTTTCAAAACTTGATGTAAAACTTCAGGACACCCCTCAGGTACAGCAGGTAAAGGATGGCTTGAATAATATCAAGCTGTATCAGCAGGTTGACACGGTAAATAAACCAGCTGAAAATGTCAATATACAGAACAGCCTGGATTCAGAAGACGGCAATAGTTTTGCAGAAGGCAAGGACAATGATACACTCAGCAAGATACTTGGTGACAGCAAAGGAGAAAGCAAAATATCCAGGGCAGTCAATTTTATGACACAGTTCAACAGTATAAAGGGTGATAATTCTTCAATACAAGGTCAAGTACAGAACATGACAGTAAATAAAGACAGCTTCAGCTCGGATTTGATAAAGAGCATAAAATATATGGAGCTGAATAATGTCAAGGAGCTCACTGTCAAAGTCACACCTAAAGAGCTTGGAAACATAACAATAAACCTTGTAATGGAAGAAGGAAGGATGAAGGCAGTTCTTACAGCTTCAAACAAGGATACTTATAATATTCTGAATTCCAATCTCCAGGACATGTCAAACAAGCTCCAGAGCAACGAGATAAAAGTCCAGAACTTTTCACTTAATTTATACCATGAGGATACAACATTCTTCAAAGGCGGAAACGGAAGAGGGCAGGAAGACCAGGATAGAAAAGGGGGACATTTGAACTCAATTGAGGGCAATATTCCTGAAGAGGAACCAGAAGACGACTATTACAGTGAAAACAATGTAAACATACTTGCATAA
- the fliJ gene encoding flagellar export protein FliJ has protein sequence MKKYEFRLQKLLDIRLDRENESIMDFQKARKESLEVKQKLDMLKDNYNRYKDVTKMGNTVEQKMTRVYLNTLVYNMDETESELQVKEKMVDLKREELKQSQIERKTVDILKYKKEAAFTKEQNRLEQNANDEFALYGFIRKSHMH, from the coding sequence ATGAAAAAGTATGAATTCAGACTTCAAAAACTTTTAGACATAAGATTGGACAGGGAAAATGAAAGTATAATGGATTTCCAGAAGGCGAGGAAGGAAAGCCTTGAAGTAAAACAAAAACTTGATATGCTGAAGGATAATTACAACAGATACAAGGATGTAACTAAAATGGGAAATACAGTAGAGCAGAAAATGACAAGGGTGTATCTTAACACACTGGTTTACAACATGGATGAAACAGAAAGTGAACTTCAGGTAAAAGAAAAAATGGTTGATTTAAAGAGAGAGGAATTAAAGCAAAGCCAGATAGAACGCAAGACAGTTGATATTTTAAAGTATAAAAAAGAGGCTGCTTTTACAAAGGAGCAGAACAGGCTTGAACAGAATGCAAATGACGAATTTGCACTGTATGGATTTATAAGAAAATCCCATATGCATTGA
- the fliI gene encoding flagellar protein export ATPase FliI gives MAINIDFERINRKISEASYSYQEGIVKKVIGLTVEAEGIKAFVGEVCSIYNEINHRIVCEVVGFNEDNVILMPLGELNGISPGCRVVPERRPLSVTCCDNLLGKVLDGLGKPIDSSVISSGISYPLDSEPPDPLKRKRIKEVIPTGIRAIDGFLTCGQGQRIGIFAGSGVGKSTTLGMIAKYAEADINVIALIGERGREVRDFIEKDLGKEGMKKSVLVCATSDKPALVRLKGAFTATAIAEYFRDKGKKVILMMDSVTRFAMAQREIGLAIGEPPATKGYTPSVFAKLPRLMERAGMSESGSITAFYTVLVDGDDMNEPIADSVRSILDGHIVLSRELANRNHYPSIDVLASISRLMSEIVTDKHRKKASFARDMLSTYRNSEDLINIGAYVKGSNKKIDMAISCHDDIINYLKQGMDESSSFEESVNGLEKMFSHN, from the coding sequence ATGGCGATTAATATAGATTTTGAAAGGATAAACAGGAAAATATCAGAAGCAAGCTACAGCTATCAGGAGGGGATTGTAAAGAAAGTCATAGGATTGACTGTGGAAGCCGAGGGCATAAAAGCCTTTGTGGGAGAGGTGTGCAGCATCTACAATGAGATAAATCACAGAATAGTATGCGAAGTTGTGGGATTTAATGAAGACAATGTTATTTTGATGCCACTTGGTGAACTCAATGGGATTTCTCCGGGATGCAGGGTTGTACCTGAAAGAAGGCCGCTGAGCGTAACGTGCTGTGACAATCTCCTAGGCAAGGTGCTGGATGGACTTGGAAAGCCCATAGATAGTTCGGTTATATCCTCGGGGATTTCATATCCTCTTGATTCGGAGCCTCCCGATCCACTCAAGAGAAAGAGGATCAAGGAGGTAATTCCAACTGGAATAAGGGCTATAGATGGTTTCTTAACCTGCGGCCAGGGACAGAGAATAGGTATATTTGCAGGGAGTGGTGTTGGAAAAAGTACAACTCTTGGAATGATTGCAAAATATGCGGAAGCAGATATAAATGTAATAGCCCTCATCGGAGAGAGGGGAAGGGAAGTCAGGGACTTTATAGAAAAGGATCTTGGCAAGGAAGGAATGAAGAAATCTGTTCTTGTATGTGCTACATCGGATAAACCTGCACTTGTAAGGCTCAAGGGAGCTTTTACGGCTACTGCAATTGCCGAATATTTCAGGGACAAGGGCAAAAAGGTGATACTCATGATGGACTCGGTTACAAGATTTGCCATGGCCCAGAGGGAAATAGGGCTGGCAATTGGTGAACCTCCAGCTACAAAAGGATATACCCCATCTGTATTTGCAAAGCTTCCAAGGCTTATGGAAAGAGCAGGTATGTCGGAGTCAGGATCTATTACGGCATTTTATACGGTGCTTGTAGATGGAGATGACATGAATGAACCTATTGCAGATTCTGTAAGGAGCATACTTGACGGACATATAGTTCTCTCACGTGAACTGGCAAACAGGAATCACTATCCATCTATAGATGTTCTTGCAAGCATAAGCAGGCTCATGTCTGAAATAGTAACTGACAAGCACAGGAAAAAGGCCTCATTTGCAAGGGATATGCTTTCGACTTACAGGAATTCTGAAGATCTTATAAATATAGGTGCCTATGTCAAGGGAAGCAATAAAAAAATAGATATGGCGATAAGCTGTCATGATGACATAATAAATTATCTTAAACAGGGAATGGATGAAAGTTCCTCATTTGAGGAAAGCGTAAATGGACTGGAAAAGATGTTTAGTCATAATTGA
- a CDS encoding flagellar assembly protein FliH, with amino-acid sequence MRSSYNGSIFKGDSINEYGRKEIFTEFTVRKQEKNREALQKDPIMESYENLGKAIIQDSNRKKERIISEAYEKASSIEETAYKKGYTEGMEKGRKDGYDSAYEEGYRKNYAKAQKEGEAIRKKADDVLRKAVEEKNKYLKENEQKIKELILNSIENILRHEVRDTNSLNDVVFESLKQMRGTKTFIIKSREKYCGEFRKKVDMWKEQIPFKGDIFVIPDESVEDGSVVVERDNGKMISSVDIACRKIEEILKDGD; translated from the coding sequence ATGCGATCATCGTATAATGGCAGTATATTTAAAGGTGACAGCATAAATGAATACGGCAGGAAAGAAATATTTACCGAATTTACAGTCAGAAAGCAGGAAAAGAATAGAGAAGCTCTCCAGAAGGATCCTATAATGGAGAGTTATGAAAATCTTGGAAAGGCAATAATTCAGGATTCCAACAGGAAGAAAGAAAGAATAATTTCAGAGGCATATGAGAAGGCTTCAAGTATAGAAGAGACGGCCTATAAAAAGGGATATACAGAGGGAATGGAAAAGGGCAGGAAAGACGGCTATGACTCAGCCTATGAGGAAGGCTACAGGAAGAATTATGCCAAAGCTCAAAAAGAAGGGGAGGCCATAAGGAAAAAAGCAGATGATGTGCTCAGAAAGGCTGTAGAGGAGAAGAATAAATATTTGAAGGAAAATGAGCAGAAGATAAAAGAACTTATATTGAATTCCATCGAAAATATATTGAGGCATGAGGTCAGGGACACAAACAGTCTGAATGATGTAGTATTTGAATCCCTTAAGCAGATGAGGGGTACGAAGACTTTCATAATAAAGAGCAGGGAAAAATACTGCGGTGAATTCAGAAAAAAAGTTGATATGTGGAAGGAACAAATTCCCTTCAAGGGAGATATATTTGTCATACCAGATGAATCCGTTGAAGATGGAAGTGTTGTAGTTGAAAGGGACAATGGGAAAATGATTTCCAGTGTGGATATTGCCTGCAGGAAGATAGAGGAGATTCTCAAAGATGGCGATTAA